The DNA sequence ACCTCATCGTGCTTGATCTCAATCTGCCGGGCGAGGACGGTCTCACACTTTGCCGCAACCTGCGCACCCGCTCCAACCTTCCGGTCATCATGCTCACCGCGCGCGGCGAGCCTGTCGACCGCATCCTCGGCCTGGAAATGGGCGCCGACGACTACGTGCCCAAGCCGTTCGAGCCGCGCGAGCTGTTCGCCCGCATCCGCAGCGTGCTGCGCCGCACCCAGGCGCTGCCGCCGAACCTGGAACATGACGAACCGCGCCAGGCGCGCTTCGCTGGCTGGACAATGGATTTCACGGCGCGCCACCTGATCAACCCGCAGGGCGTCGTGGTGGCACTGTCGGGCGCCGAGTTCCGCCTGCTGAAAATCTTCCTCGAACACGCAAACCGCGTCCTGAGCCGCGACCACCTCCTCAACCTGACTCAGGGCCGGGACGCCGACCCGTTCGACCGCTCGATCGACCTGCAGATCAGCCGCCTGCGCCAGAAACTGGGCGAGGATGCGCGCTCGCCGCAGATCATCAAGACCGTACGCAACGAAGGCTATGTCCTGGCCACCCAGGTTGACCGCGAATGATCAAGTCCTTCTTCCAGTCGATGACGAGCCGGATCGTTCTGATCCTGGTGTCCGGCGTCGTCGTCAGCGCGCTGCTGAGCCTGTTCCTCGCCTTCGGCGAACGCCAGCGCATGATCGGCCAGTTCCGCGATTTTCATGCAGTCGAACGCGTCGCCCAGTTCGTCCTGTCGCTGGAAACCGTGCCCCCCGACCTGCGCGCCTCCTATCTGTCGGCGGCCTCCGGAATCGGCATCCAGGCGCGATTGGCCGGACCGGTGGAAGAAGTTCTGCAGCAGCAGACCGAGCTTGCGCAGCGGCTCGAACAGCGTCTGCTTGCGGGCCACGAAGTGGCGTCCGCTTCGCCCGAAAGCGCCGACTGCGCACCACCCAACCGCCCGGGCCGCTCGCTTCAGAGAAGGCAGCGCGACTTCCGCGCCGCCTGCGAAGCGCTGCTGGTGACGCTGCAGGACGGCTCCCGGATCAGGCTTTCCGTCGCGCCGCCGCGCCCGCCGTCGTTCGCGCCGCCGCCCGATTTCCTCGATTACGGCATCCTGTTCGTGCTCAGCGTATCAGCCCTTGCCGCGATCATCGCGCGCATGACCATGCGCCCGCTCAAGCAACTGGCCCAGGCGGCCACCGAGCTGGGCAACAATATCGACCGCCCGGCGCTGCCGGAACGCGGCGCCACCGAAATCCGGCAAGCCGCCGCCGCATTCAATGCGATGCAAGCGCGCATCCGCCACCACATCAGGCAGCGGGCCCACATCCTAGCCGCCATCACGCACGATTTGCAGACGCCGCTCACGCGATTGCGCCTGAGGCTGGAAAAGGTCGACGACGCCGAGCTGCGCGCCAAGCTGATCAGCGACCTGTCGGCGATGCAGAGCATGGTGCGCGAAGGACTGGACTTGGCGCGCAGCATGGATCTGGCCGAGGCGATGCAGCCGCTCGACCTGGATTCACTGATCGACAGCGTCTGCGCCGACGCAGCCGACGCCGGGCAGCACGTCACAGCTTCCGGCGCAACGTCGGTATCGCTGTTGGCGCGGCCGACCGCGCTGCGCCGCTGCCTTACCAACCTGATCGACAACGCGGTCAAGTACGGCCATTCGGCCCAGGTGAGTGCAGCGCGCGAAGACGGCATGGCCGTGATATGCATCAGGGACGACGGCCCCGGCATTCCGGAGGCCGAGCTGGAGAAGGTGTTCGATCCGTTCTACCGGCTCGAAAGTTCGCGCTCGCGCGACACCGGTGGAACAGGGCTGGGAATGACCATTGCGCGCAACATCGTCGAACAGCACGGCGGAACGATCCACTTGCGCAACCGCCGGGAAGGCGGGCTGGAGGTGACGGTCAGGCTACCTGCCCGAGCTTGACTGCGCATCAGCCGAGGGAGTGCCCGGGCAAGCGGGATCGATCCCCCACAGGCCGGAGCAGATGCGCACGCGGCACAACTCCCCCTCGATCAACCCGAGCGCACGGCAGCGTGCAACCAGCGCTTCGGTAGAGTCACCATCGTTGCGCACGACGATATCCCGGCTGCTGCCGGAGCGCCGCTCGTGCTTCGTACCTGCCGTGCCTGCCGAATATAGACGTGCATCGGTCGCAGGCTTGACCGTCTTTTTCCTGTTTTCCTTTTGGGCGGAGTCCCCGTGCGAAACATGCGATACCAGCGCCGCGATCAGATCGACGTCACCATCCTTGCCCGTGCGCTGGGGCGGCACGGCCTTTGCAGCGACCGCACTGCGCGGAGCCGGCCTGCTTCCCTGCTTGCTCACCGGGGTTGACGCCGGTTTCCCGGGGATCTGCCCGGCGCCGACATTTTCCGGCGCTATCGCTCTCGTATCCTGAGCAGACACAGCCACGCCTGTGCCGTTGCCTTCGGTTCGCCCCTCGGGCGGCACGAACTGCGCCAGATTCGCAGGAGGCTCTTCGACCGAGGCCTGCGGCTCGGTCCCAGGTATCGGCTCTTCGACGACGATCGTCGCCGTACCGGGATCGTCAGCCGCCGCCGCAACCGAAACCGGCTGCGGTTTGGGCGCTTCCTGCTTGAGTACTGTACGTCCAAGCGTCGCCTCGTTCGACGCGGCCGGCGACAAGCGGTGATAGACATCGACATCGCTGCCGACCAGGTACAAGGTGCCCGCCAGAGCGCCAACTAGGCCGACCAGCGCGGCCCGCCACCATATTGCACTCCTGCGCATGCGCGGTTCCAGCGCATCGAGAATGCGAAAGACATCGCCCGAATCCTGTTCACGGCTGTTAAAGCTGTAGAGCGAAGGCCGGTCGGCCGCCTTCTTTTCCGTATTGATCGTGGTTTTCGCTTTCATCGTTCGCCTGTCACAACAACTGCCTGCATCCCGGGATTTTCGCCACCAAATTGTCTTTATAATAACATTCAATTTTGCATTTTTGACAATGAGCGCACCGGGATATTTATTGTGGGCGATAAGCACTTCTTTCTCTTGCTGGCGGTATCGTACGCGGTTGTGGGCGTTGCCGGAGGCTGGGCGGTAACCCGAGCCGAAAAGCGCCGGAGGTGGCAATGCCGAATTAGCGGGGCAGTCGTCACGCAATGGAATCGGCTCGCCTTGCTGCAACGTCACACCGCCTCGCAGACTTGCTTGGCACTGGCGTTTCTGCGTGCGGCCGCCCAATCCGCCTTTCGGGTCATCCGCCGTCGTCCCGGCATCAGCACGGCCGCACTGGTACTGCTGTCGTTGCCCGCCCTGCTTGCCTTGCTTTTCTCGCCGCGAACCGACTTGGGCGGTTATCCCGACGCTCCGGCAGCGCACGATCCTGTAGTCGCCACGTTATTAATCGGAGAACAACTCGTACCACCGTCACCGCTGCCGCCCGATCTATTCCTTGCCGGAGACCTCGATCTGATTCGACCGGGAATTGCCAGTGCCAGCCGGGATTGGGCCTTACTGGACAACGAGTTCCGGCAGCGACTTTTGGGCGTATTTCGATCGATGGCGAAGCATGGCTACCAGATGGCGCTTCTCGAAGGCTATCGCAGCCCCGAGCGCCAAGCCATCCTTGCTCGACTGGGTCCACAGGTGACGAATGCAGGCGCCTATCAGAGTTACCACCAGTACGGCCTTGCTGCGGATAGTGCCTTCTTTAGGAGCGGCAAGATCGTGATATCGGAACGCGATGCCTGGGCCATGAAGGGCTACCAGCTATACGGTGAATATGCCGAATCTGCCGGACTTGTGTGGGGCGGGCGCTGGCGCATGATGGATTTCGGCCATGTCGAGCTGAGAAAACCGCGAGTATTGCCATACCTCCAATAAAACATTATCAATTCAGCAATTATTTGCTATTATCAAAATAATTGACTTAAAGACAACAATGTTTAAAGGAAAGCCATGGCGAAACCACTCATCGTCACCGGCGACGCTACCGATCATGGCGGCACCGTCGTTAGCGGCGCGGCAACCACTGACGCCAACGGCAGGCGCATCGCCCGCATCGGGGACCAGGTGACTTGCCCGCACAAAGGCCATGGCACCAATGCCATCGTCAGCGGCGACCCCACCGTCATCGTCGACGGCAGCCCTGTGGCCCGCCACGGCGATGTGACGGCCTGCGGTGCGGTGCTCATTTCCAGCCAATTCTCCACCGGCAGCGAATAAGGCGCGGCCTGTTTCAAGGCCGGATCGGCAGTTCTCCATCCAACAACATTCCCGTCCGTCGAATTCTCTGATGTCCGATATCGCAGTTCCAGCCGGTAAAGCGCGTGCATTCGCAAAATCGCTCCTTCTATCAGTCATCCTGGTCGCGCTGACATGGGCCGTGGTCGTTTTCTGGTGGCGCGCCGTGCATTGGAACGCGACCGCGCTCGACATTGTCCTTGGTTTCGGCCTGTTGCCTTGCGTGCCGCTGGCTGCAATGGCTTTCCTGAGAAGGCGCGCCATGCGCGCGCCATCGCAAACCATTCCCGATCCGACACAAGAGAATTTGTCCGTGCAGCTGCCCCCGAGCAAAGCCCAGCCCGCGCCCGCGCTGCCGATCCTGAACGCATGGGCCATTACCCATGCGGCGATGAACCTCGACGAGTTGGTGCAAGTGCTCGTTGAACGGCGCACGCGGCCGCGCCCGGACCCGGAGCTGACGGACCGCGACGGCTTTCCGGTCCTGAGCGGCCGGGTTGTCGGCCTCGACACGACACATGCCGAACACTGGCTGGCGCAGACGGGCGTAGCCGCAGATCAAGTCCATCCACCGGTCTGGCGCGACGCTTTCGTTCGCGTGCTCGCGCTGCTGGGATCGCTGGCCGACCAGATCGAATCCGAACTCCATCTGCTGGCAACGGCGGCGGAACAGAGCAGCGCCACCGCAAACGACAGCGAAGCAACCTTGCGCGGGATGTCGGCGCCTGCTCCTCAGGCCGGACAGTTCCGGCTTCTCGTCAGGCTCATGATCCCGGCAGCCTTCCTGCCACATGAAAGGCAAACGATGCTGGACTTCGTTTTGCAACGGTTCCCGCTTTTCCAAGGCTTGAATGCGCGTGTCGAACTGGCGCCATCTCACGAAGACGCAGCGGCCATTGCGTTGCTGGAGCAGTTCAGGCTGGACTCCGCAGGCGGGAATGCGCAAGCGCTGCTCCTGCTGGCATGCGACTCCATGCTTTGCCCCGAAGTGCTGGAAGCATGCCAGGCGGGAGCGCACCTGTTCGGCACCCGCAGTCCGAACGGCCTGATGGCGGGCGAAGGCGCATTCGGCATCCTGTGCGCCAACGACGCGGCGCTCGACATCCTGCCCACACCGGCCGCCTGCCTGCTGGCCGGCACATCGCACCATGTGCGGGAACATTCGGCCGATGCGCCAGGCAGGCCAAGCCACGCGTGCCTGGCGCAGGCGGCCCGTGACGCGCTGGCGGCAAGCGGAGCGGTGCCGGAACGAATCGGCATGGTGGTGTGCGACACCGATCACCGCTCCAGCCGAGTTCTGGAATGCATAGGCGCGATGGCACAGCACGCGCCGCACCTCGATGCTATCCAGAACCGTCTGGCCGTCAGCGAGACATGCGGCCACCTCGGCGCCGCCACGGGGCCTGCAGTTTTGGCGGCCGGAATACGGTGGACCGCGAACGCATCCTCGCCAACCATTCTGCTCAACCTTTGCCACGCTTTCGATCGGGCCGCCGCAGTCCTGCTGCCGCCCACCGAAGCCTGAAGCTCATCCCATCACCGCTGTTTAACGGACTGTCCAATGAACCGGATTATCGACATCTTCAAAGACACGCGAATCATCACTGCTATCGGGCTGGCTCTTACGCTGGCGGCCGTCTATCTGGCCGGCTCGGCGCTTCATGCGTCTCCCGCATGGACGCTAGCCGTCATGGGGCTGGCATGCGCCTTGTGGATCGGGACCTGGATCGTGCTATGGCATCGCACGCGCCGAGCGGCCGCAGCCATGGAGCAGATGCTTCATGGCCAGGCGGACCAGGCGCTCAAGGCGGCATCCGCCGACAGGAAGCGGGATGTGGACATCCTCCGCAAGCGACTGCTCGATGCGATCCGCACCATCAAGGGGTCCAAGCTTGGTCAAACCAGCGGCAAGGCTGCGCTCTATGAACTGCCGTGGTATATCGTGATAGGCAACCCGGCGGCGGGAAAAAGCACCGCGGCAGTGAATTCCGGGCTGAATTTTCCGTTCTCGGACAAGGGCTGCCAGGCGATCCAGGGCATTGGCGGCACGCGCAATTGCGACTGGTTCTTCACCACCGAAGGCATCCTGCTCGATACCGCCGGACGCTATGCGGTACATGAGGAAGACCGCAGCGAATGGCTCGGCTTTCTCGACTTGCTGAGGAAGCACCGCCCCAAGGCGCCGATCAACGGTATCGTCATCGTCGCCAGTATCGCGGAACTGACCGGCGGCCGGCCCGACGCCACGATCACGCTGGCCAAGCAGCTGCGCCAGCGAGTGCAGGAGCTGACCGAGCGCCTCGAGCTGTTCGCGCCGGTCTACGTGATGTTTACCAAGGTCGACCTGATCGCCGGGTTCATCGATTTTTTCGAGGGTTCGGATGCCGAGGAGCGCAACCGCGTATGGGGCGCCACCCTGCCCTACGACGTGGATGGCAAGGCCAACGCGGTGGCACTGTTCGACCAGCATTTCGATGCCCTGGCCGAAGGCGTAAAGGAACTCGGCGCCACCCGCATGTCGCTCAACCGCGGCCAGTCGGCCGGGCCGGGCGTGCTGACCTTCCCGATGGAATTCGTCGGGATCAGGCAGCATCTGCGCATGTTCATCGCCACCCTGTTCGAAGAAAATCCGTTCCAGTTCAAGCCTGTTTTTCGTGGCTTTTATTTCACAAGCGCGATCCAGGAAGGCGTGGCGACCCACGCCGCCGGGCAACGCGTGGTGCGGGAATACGGGTTGGCGGCCGGTCGCAGGATGGCGGCGAGCGTGAGTTCGAACAGTGGCTTCTTTCTCAAAAACCTGTTTTCCTCTGTGATCTTCGCCGATCGCAACCTGGCGCGGCGGTACGCTAGCCGCAACAAGCTGTTGCTGCGCCAGTTCGGTTTTTACGGCGCCTTGCTGGCACTGGGGCTGCTGCTCGGGGGCTGGAGCTGGTCCTTCGTCGGCAATCGCCAGTATGTGGCCAACGTCCGCGCCGACATGGAAAAGGCGATCAAGGTCCAGCAAGCAGGTCAGGACCTGGCATCCCGGCTTGAGGCGCTGACCATCCTGCAGGACAGGCTGGAGCAGTTGCAGCGCTACCGGGAGAACAAACCTCTGGCGCTCGGCTTCGGGCTGTTCCAGGGCGAACGTATCGAGAACAAGCTGCGCTCCGAGTACTTCAAGGGATTGCGGCAGGTGATGCTGGAACCGGTCGCGATCAACATCGAGGCCTTCCTGTCGGAAGTCGGCACCAACGCCGTCAAGCTGCAGGCCGCTGCACGCGTCCCGCAGGGCGCCGCGCCCGCGGACGCTTCGGCTTTCGGGCGCGGCGCACCGTCCCCGTACAAAAATCTCTCGCCGGACAATCCGGAAGACGCTTACAACGCGTTGAAAACTTACCTGATGCTGGCCGACCGCGACCGCATCGACGGAGCCCACCTGGGCGACCAACTCACCCGCTTCTGGCGCGGCTGGATCGAAGCCAATCGCGGCAACGCGCCACGCGAACAAGTGCTCCGCAACGCCGAAAAGCTGATTGGCTTCTACCTCGCACAGGCCGGGGAATCGGACTTCCCGCTGATTGAAAACAAGCTGGCGCTGGTCGATCAGGCGCGCGACACGCTGCGGCTAGCCGTCAAGGGAACGCCGGCGCGCGAGCGCGTGTATAGCGAAATCAAGATGCGTGCCTCGACACGTTTTCCGTCGGTTACCGTAGCCTCCGTGGTCGGCGAACAGAACAGGGAGCTGATCGCGGGAAGCCATGCAATCCCCGGCGCATTCACCCGCGCCGCCTGGGAACAGTTCATTGAAGGAGCGATCAGGGATGCCAGTACTGGCGAGCTGCAAAGCGCCGACTGGGTGCTCAAGACCACGGCACACGACGACCTGTCGCTCGAAGGCAGTCCGGAGCAGATCCGCGGGGAGCTGGTCCGCATGTACAAGACAGAGTACATCGGCGAATGGAAGAAATTCATGCAAGGCATCGTCATCGCCGATTTCCCGGGCTTCGATGCGGCGGCTGCCGGCATGAACCGGCTCGGCGATCCGGCCATGTCGCCGCTCAACACGCTGATGCAAACGCTGTACAGGGAAACCGCCTGGGACAATCCCTCGCTCGTCGACAAGGGGATGCAGAGCGCTCGGCGAAGCATGACCGACTGGTTTCGCAGGACGGTGCTGCGCCAGGCGCCTTCCCGCCCCTACCAGGATCTCGCCGCCGGCAAGGAAGGCGAACTCCAGCCGGGCATGATCGGCAGGGAGTTTTCCGGCATCGCCGGCCTCGCCATGGCGCGCAGCGAGAGCAAGGACGCCTCGCTATTGAACGGCTACCTGGCACGGCTCGCCAAAGTACGCACGCGCTTCAACCAAATCAGGAATGCTGGCGATCCGGGCCCCGGCAGCAGGCAACTGATGCAGGCTACGCTGGACGGCAACGATTCCGAACTGGCCGATGCCCTCAAATATGTCGATGACAGCATGTTGACCGGCATGCCGGATTCGCAGCGCGCCGTCATCCGTCCCCTGCTGGTGCGCCCGCTGATGCAGGCGTTCGCCGTCATCGTGGCGCCGGCCGAGCAGGATTTGAACCGTACCTGGGCTGCGCAGATACATGAGCCGTTCGGCAAATCGCTCGCGACTAAATATCCGTTCACCGCCGCATCCCGCGTCGAGGCGACCGCTTCGGAAATCGCGCAGGTGTTCGGCCCGGACGGCAAGATCGCGAAATTCGTGCAAGACAGCATGGGGCCGTTGGTAGTGCGGCGCGGCGACACGCTGTCGGCGCGCACCTGGGCCGACATGGGCGTGCACCTGAACCCCGTATTCGCGGCCAATCTGGCACACTTCGTGGCGCCTCCCGGAGCCGGCGCGGGGAGCACCGCGGCGGCGCAAGGCCAGCCGCAAACCAGCTTCCAGCTGCAGCCGATTCCCACCGCAGGTCTGGTCGAGTACACCATCGAAATCGACGGCCAGATGCTGCGCTACCGTAACGGCCAGCAAGAGTGGGCCAGCTTTATCTGGCCATCGGCGCAAGGCCAGCCGGGCGCCAGGATCAGTGCGCAAACGGCCGGCGGCAACACCGTCGTCATCGCGGATTTCCCAGGCCAGTTCGGTCTGGAAAAGCTCATCGACTCGGCGCAGCGCACGCGGCGCGACAACGGCTTGTTCACGATGGCCTGGACCAACGGCGGCTACTCGGTAAACGTCAACTTCCGCTTGATCAGCGATGCCCGCTCCGCCGGTCAGGGCGGGCCGGAAAATGGTTTGCGCGGCGTGCAGTTGCCTGCGACCGTTGTCGGATCCGCCATCTGACGGCGCACATCATGCAAGCGAATCGCACCATGGGCGCCATCCCGGCAATTCAGCCGCGAAATGCCAGCTCGATCTACTTTGGAAAAATTGCTTCGCGCGGTGATTTTGTCAAAAGCACTTCCGGAGCCGAAGTCATCGCGCTGATCGACAAGTGGGTGGCGCAAGGCATGGAGCTGCTGATCGCCGATCCGGACTGGAAGAACAGCTACGACACGGCCGGCCCGGTCGATTTCCTGTTCATAGGAACCCGCAGGAAGCGCGCCATCAGCGGCGCTCTGATTCCCGGCAGAGACGCGTCGGTGCGGCGCTTTCCATTCATTGCCGCTACCCTGTTCGAAATGGGCGAAGCACTGGTTTTCCTGCCATTGAGTCCGCTCGTGATGGAGCGCCACGCCAATCACCAGCGAGCCCTGTCGCACCATGCCTCGACCACGCATGACGCCGCCGAGACGCTGACCGCTCTTGGCGACGTCGCTTTGCTGGCCGATGCCGGGCAACACAGATTTCACGCCGGATATGCGCAGTTCCTGAATACGACCAGCCTGGCCAGCCTGGCCACCGCCCTGTCGCCGCACCTTACCGGCATAAACCTGCGCCAGACGATTCTCGCCGTCGGATATTTGCTGCAACCGGTTCTCGCCAATTACGCGATCGCGCCGCACCGGGGATTGCTCATGCCCCTGCCCGCCGATCCGGGCCTCGCGCCGCTTGTCAAGGCGTGGTGGCTCGACCTTGTCTGCAGCTTCCTGCCGAGAGCGGATTTCGAGCTGGGCGTGTTCTCGTGCCGCCATGACGGGCGGCCTGTGCTGATCCTGACTTTCAACGGCATCACCCCGGCCGTCTTTCATGCCCTGTTTGGGGGAGCCGCGGCACAGCAGTCTTTCATCGATATTTCCTATTCCGCCTGGGTTGAAGAGTACGCGGCACGCGATGCGACCAGGTACAAGCTGTCGAGCTATCTCGAACACGGCGAGCTGACGCTGGGCCAGCTTCGGGAAGCCTTCCGCCAGGCGTTTTCCGGGTAAGCGCCACACATACTCGCCATCCAACAAATCGACCACACCGCCATGATCATCCGCTCAACGCTCCAGCAGATCGCGCTCGCCGTTGCAATAACCTGCGCGCCCCCCCTCTCGCATGCGCAATCCGCATCGCCGGCCTCCGCACCGGGAAACATCGTCATTTCCGGCGCCGTACCGGACGAGGCGACCAAGGCCGCGCTGCTCGGCAAACTGCAGGACTTGTACGGCCGCGCCAGAGTCGTCGACCAGATCAGCGTTGGCGGCGTGACCGCACCGCCGAATTGGGCTGTCCACGTTCCCGGGCTGATGACGCCCAACCTGAAATCGGTCAGCAAGGGACAGCTGGTGGTGGAAGGAACGAACGTGGCGTTGCGCGGCGAAGTCGCCAGCGAAGCGGTTCGGCAATCGGTCGCGCGCGATATCGCCGCAGCGCTCAGCCCTGACTATAGCGTCAAGAACGCTCTGCGCGTGTCGGTCGCGACTCAGGATGTGCTGGACCGTGCGCTGGGAAATCACGTGATCGAATTCGAGCCAGGCAGCGCGCTACTCACCGATTCCGGGAAAGCCATCCTCGATGAAATGGCCGATGCACTAAAAAAAGTCCATCCGCAAAAAGTGGAAATCATCGGTCATACGGACGATGTCGGCACTGCCTCGCGCAATCTGGCGCTGTCGCGTGCACGGTCCGAGTCGGTGAAAGCTTTTCTGGTTTCCAGGGGCATTTTCCCTGCCTCGATCGGCACCAGCGGCATGGGAGCGGACCAGCCAGTGGCGCC is a window from the Noviherbaspirillum sp. UKPF54 genome containing:
- a CDS encoding response regulator, translated to MENPAHILIVDDDREISSLLAEYLEKNGYRTLTAGDGKAMWKALDEARVDLIVLDLNLPGEDGLTLCRNLRTRSNLPVIMLTARGEPVDRILGLEMGADDYVPKPFEPRELFARIRSVLRRTQALPPNLEHDEPRQARFAGWTMDFTARHLINPQGVVVALSGAEFRLLKIFLEHANRVLSRDHLLNLTQGRDADPFDRSIDLQISRLRQKLGEDARSPQIIKTVRNEGYVLATQVDRE
- a CDS encoding ATP-binding protein; the protein is MIKSFFQSMTSRIVLILVSGVVVSALLSLFLAFGERQRMIGQFRDFHAVERVAQFVLSLETVPPDLRASYLSAASGIGIQARLAGPVEEVLQQQTELAQRLEQRLLAGHEVASASPESADCAPPNRPGRSLQRRQRDFRAACEALLVTLQDGSRIRLSVAPPRPPSFAPPPDFLDYGILFVLSVSALAAIIARMTMRPLKQLAQAATELGNNIDRPALPERGATEIRQAAAAFNAMQARIRHHIRQRAHILAAITHDLQTPLTRLRLRLEKVDDAELRAKLISDLSAMQSMVREGLDLARSMDLAEAMQPLDLDSLIDSVCADAADAGQHVTASGATSVSLLARPTALRRCLTNLIDNAVKYGHSAQVSAAREDGMAVICIRDDGPGIPEAELEKVFDPFYRLESSRSRDTGGTGLGMTIARNIVEQHGGTIHLRNRREGGLEVTVRLPARA
- a CDS encoding M15 family metallopeptidase, with amino-acid sequence MGDKHFFLLLAVSYAVVGVAGGWAVTRAEKRRRWQCRISGAVVTQWNRLALLQRHTASQTCLALAFLRAAAQSAFRVIRRRPGISTAALVLLSLPALLALLFSPRTDLGGYPDAPAAHDPVVATLLIGEQLVPPSPLPPDLFLAGDLDLIRPGIASASRDWALLDNEFRQRLLGVFRSMAKHGYQMALLEGYRSPERQAILARLGPQVTNAGAYQSYHQYGLAADSAFFRSGKIVISERDAWAMKGYQLYGEYAESAGLVWGGRWRMMDFGHVELRKPRVLPYLQ
- a CDS encoding PAAR domain-containing protein translates to MAKPLIVTGDATDHGGTVVSGAATTDANGRRIARIGDQVTCPHKGHGTNAIVSGDPTVIVDGSPVARHGDVTACGAVLISSQFSTGSE
- the tssM gene encoding type VI secretion system membrane subunit TssM — translated: MNRIIDIFKDTRIITAIGLALTLAAVYLAGSALHASPAWTLAVMGLACALWIGTWIVLWHRTRRAAAAMEQMLHGQADQALKAASADRKRDVDILRKRLLDAIRTIKGSKLGQTSGKAALYELPWYIVIGNPAAGKSTAAVNSGLNFPFSDKGCQAIQGIGGTRNCDWFFTTEGILLDTAGRYAVHEEDRSEWLGFLDLLRKHRPKAPINGIVIVASIAELTGGRPDATITLAKQLRQRVQELTERLELFAPVYVMFTKVDLIAGFIDFFEGSDAEERNRVWGATLPYDVDGKANAVALFDQHFDALAEGVKELGATRMSLNRGQSAGPGVLTFPMEFVGIRQHLRMFIATLFEENPFQFKPVFRGFYFTSAIQEGVATHAAGQRVVREYGLAAGRRMAASVSSNSGFFLKNLFSSVIFADRNLARRYASRNKLLLRQFGFYGALLALGLLLGGWSWSFVGNRQYVANVRADMEKAIKVQQAGQDLASRLEALTILQDRLEQLQRYRENKPLALGFGLFQGERIENKLRSEYFKGLRQVMLEPVAINIEAFLSEVGTNAVKLQAAARVPQGAAPADASAFGRGAPSPYKNLSPDNPEDAYNALKTYLMLADRDRIDGAHLGDQLTRFWRGWIEANRGNAPREQVLRNAEKLIGFYLAQAGESDFPLIENKLALVDQARDTLRLAVKGTPARERVYSEIKMRASTRFPSVTVASVVGEQNRELIAGSHAIPGAFTRAAWEQFIEGAIRDASTGELQSADWVLKTTAHDDLSLEGSPEQIRGELVRMYKTEYIGEWKKFMQGIVIADFPGFDAAAAGMNRLGDPAMSPLNTLMQTLYRETAWDNPSLVDKGMQSARRSMTDWFRRTVLRQAPSRPYQDLAAGKEGELQPGMIGREFSGIAGLAMARSESKDASLLNGYLARLAKVRTRFNQIRNAGDPGPGSRQLMQATLDGNDSELADALKYVDDSMLTGMPDSQRAVIRPLLVRPLMQAFAVIVAPAEQDLNRTWAAQIHEPFGKSLATKYPFTAASRVEATASEIAQVFGPDGKIAKFVQDSMGPLVVRRGDTLSARTWADMGVHLNPVFAANLAHFVAPPGAGAGSTAAAQGQPQTSFQLQPIPTAGLVEYTIEIDGQMLRYRNGQQEWASFIWPSAQGQPGARISAQTAGGNTVVIADFPGQFGLEKLIDSAQRTRRDNGLFTMAWTNGGYSVNVNFRLISDARSAGQGGPENGLRGVQLPATVVGSAI
- the tagF gene encoding type VI secretion system-associated protein TagF, producing the protein MQANRTMGAIPAIQPRNASSIYFGKIASRGDFVKSTSGAEVIALIDKWVAQGMELLIADPDWKNSYDTAGPVDFLFIGTRRKRAISGALIPGRDASVRRFPFIAATLFEMGEALVFLPLSPLVMERHANHQRALSHHASTTHDAAETLTALGDVALLADAGQHRFHAGYAQFLNTTSLASLATALSPHLTGINLRQTILAVGYLLQPVLANYAIAPHRGLLMPLPADPGLAPLVKAWWLDLVCSFLPRADFELGVFSCRHDGRPVLILTFNGITPAVFHALFGGAAAQQSFIDISYSAWVEEYAARDATRYKLSSYLEHGELTLGQLREAFRQAFSG
- a CDS encoding OmpA family protein, whose product is MIIRSTLQQIALAVAITCAPPLSHAQSASPASAPGNIVISGAVPDEATKAALLGKLQDLYGRARVVDQISVGGVTAPPNWAVHVPGLMTPNLKSVSKGQLVVEGTNVALRGEVASEAVRQSVARDIAAALSPDYSVKNALRVSVATQDVLDRALGNHVIEFEPGSALLTDSGKAILDEMADALKKVHPQKVEIIGHTDDVGTASRNLALSRARSESVKAFLVSRGIFPASIGTSGMGADQPVAPNTTEDGRRRNRRIEFRISQ